A region from the Benincasa hispida cultivar B227 chromosome 12, ASM972705v1, whole genome shotgun sequence genome encodes:
- the LOC120067651 gene encoding uncharacterized protein LOC120067651 yields the protein MGNYETVMLTQECSTIIQESIPKKMRDPESFTIPYSIGGVYIGHDLCDLGASINLMPLSISRQQGMGELVPTTVTLQLADHSLVYPEGIRRCAMKVDKFILPVDFIISDYEADQDIPIILIRPFLSL from the coding sequence atgggAAATTATGAGACTGTCATGCTGACACAAGAATGTAGCACCATTATACAAGAAAGTATTCCAAAGAAAATGCGAGATCCAGAGAGTTTCACCATTCCCTACTCCATTGGAGGAGTTTACATAGGGCATGACCTATGTGACCTTGGAGCTAGCATCAATCTCATGCCATTATCAATCTCTAGGCAACAGGGAATGGGAGAACTTGTACCCACAACAGTTACTTTGCAACTAGCAGACCATTCTTTGGTATATCCAGAGGGAATTAGACGATGTGCTATGAAGGtggataaatttattttgccagttGATTTCATTATATCGGACTACGAAGCTGATCAAGATATACCTATCATTTTGATAAGACCCTTCCTATCCTTATGA